In the Candidatus Eisenbacteria bacterium genome, CCTAATCCAAAGGGAGGAAATCATGCTCAAGCTGCGCCGCCTCGGGTTTGCAAGTCTTGTGGTTTTCGTTTTTTTCCCGGGCGCCTTTTCCGGCACTGTTGCTTTTGCAGCACCGGAAAGCAAGGCCGAGGCCAGGACTCTGCCCAACGGCCTCACTGTGATTGTTGAGGAGATGCCGGTCTCACCGGTCGTCACGGTCTCGGTTTTTTACAAAGTGGGGTCAAGAGAAGAAATAATGGGTGCGACCGGAGTTTCTCATTTTGTCGAACACATGCTCTTCAACGGGACCGAGAAGTATCCGAAGAACGAAGCCTTCAAAACAATCATGAAGAACGGGGGAATCGGAAACGGACTGACGTTCTGGGACTACACTCTTTTCTACGACATGGTTCCGTCCGACAAACTCGATCTTGCACTGGAGATAGAGGCAGACAGAATGGCAAACAGTCTTATGGATTCGCTCGCAATTGAGGAGGAACGTGACATCATTCTTGAGGAACTTGCGATGCGGACTGAGGCTCCGATCATCAATCTTATCGAGGAAACGTTTGCCAGTGCCTTCAAGGTCCATCCCTATCATCACTGGTATCCCGGAGGCAATGAGGCGGATGTTCAGAACATAACGCCTGACGAGGTCAAGGCATTCTACAAGAAATACTACTCGCCGAATAATGCAATCGTTGCTGTGGTTGGCAATATCGAGAAGGAGCAAGCCTTCGAGCGCGTCTCCAATTTCTTTGGCTCGATCGGCTCGCAAGGAGAGCCCAAGCGTCAAATCTCTGAGGAGCCCGAGCAGAAGGGACTGAGAAGAGTTCAGTTGAAAGCCGTTTCAAAAGAAAGTCAGGCGCTCTTTTTCATAAAGGGCCCGGAATTCGGCACAAGGGATTGGGAAATCCTTCAGGTTGTCACGCAGATTGTTGGGGGCGGCAAGAAGTCCAGGTTAGAAAAGAATGTCGTTGATAAAGGGATAGCTTCGAGCGTGACATTTTTTGATTTCCCGAGCAAAGATCCATTCGGGATAACCATCTTCATCAGCGCCCCGAAGGATGCAGACATGAAAACGATCGAGACAGCCGTATGGAATGAGCTGGAGAAGCTGAAAAACAGCCCGGTGACTGTTGACGAGCTCGAGAGAGCAAAGCGTATGTATGCCGGTCAGACTCTCCTTGGTCTTCAGACCTCGCAGGAGAGGACTCAGCAGCTCAGTCTATATGAGTACTACAGAGGGTGGCGTTACAGTGATGAGCTCCTGGAGAACATAAAGACCATCACGCAAGACGATGTGCTCTCTTTGGCAAAGAAGTACTTCAAACTGGACAAGACAACTATCGGTACGCTGATTTGTTCCGGAAGCAAGAATGACCGTGAGACGATTTCGTTCAATCAAGTCTCCGGCGGAAGAATGAGCTTGCCTGCTTTCTTCGCGGTTGGGGGCTATTCGAAAGACATTCAAACGCCACATGGCAGGATGCTCAGCTTCAAAGATGCAGTGACTGAGTCTCTTCCAAACGGGATGAGAGCAATTCTGATGGAGGACCACTCACTTCCTCTTGTCGCTATCGGCGGCTACATAATGGGCGGTGCCGTCCTGGATCCTCAGAACGAACAGGGACTTGCTAACCTTACTGCCAACATGATGACGAGGGGAACCAAGAAGTACTCCTACTACGATTTCCATGAGGTTTTTGAGGGCGTCGGGAGTTCCTTCGAAATGGACGGAAGGCTGGAGAGCATAGCTTTTTCCACGACTGTTCCCGCAGACAGGGCTGTGGCTTCACTGGACGCAATCTCGGATGCCCTTGTGAATCCAACATTTCCGAAAGGAGAGTTGGGGAAGGCAAAAAACGAGATCTCTTCACTCATAAGGAAAAGAGATGATGATGCATTCTCAGTCGCGAAAGAAGGCTTCAGAGGATTTTTCTTCGGGACCCACCCGTACTCGCACTCGGTGATGGGGACGGAGGAGTCGATCTCTAAGATGTCGCATAAGGACGCAGTCGGATTCTATCAGCAAAATGTGAAGCCAAATCTCACGGTTCTGTGCATTGTAGGTGATTTCAAGAAAGATGAAATGATGGCTCGCATCAAAGAGAACTTCTCCTCATGGCCGGGCAGGAGAGGTGGTGTGGAATGCGGTGAACCGGTTCTGGCGAGCGGAGTAAGACAGAAGGTCCTGACTCTCCCCGAGAAGAAACAGGTGAAGGTGATTCTTGGTACGAAGGGCCCGCTCTTGCGGTCGGATGATTTTGCAGCGTTTTCCGTGATGGACTTGATTTTCGGAGACCA is a window encoding:
- a CDS encoding pitrilysin family protein, coding for MLKLRRLGFASLVVFVFFPGAFSGTVAFAAPESKAEARTLPNGLTVIVEEMPVSPVVTVSVFYKVGSREEIMGATGVSHFVEHMLFNGTEKYPKNEAFKTIMKNGGIGNGLTFWDYTLFYDMVPSDKLDLALEIEADRMANSLMDSLAIEEERDIILEELAMRTEAPIINLIEETFASAFKVHPYHHWYPGGNEADVQNITPDEVKAFYKKYYSPNNAIVAVVGNIEKEQAFERVSNFFGSIGSQGEPKRQISEEPEQKGLRRVQLKAVSKESQALFFIKGPEFGTRDWEILQVVTQIVGGGKKSRLEKNVVDKGIASSVTFFDFPSKDPFGITIFISAPKDADMKTIETAVWNELEKLKNSPVTVDELERAKRMYAGQTLLGLQTSQERTQQLSLYEYYRGWRYSDELLENIKTITQDDVLSLAKKYFKLDKTTIGTLICSGSKNDRETISFNQVSGGRMSLPAFFAVGGYSKDIQTPHGRMLSFKDAVTESLPNGMRAILMEDHSLPLVAIGGYIMGGAVLDPQNEQGLANLTANMMTRGTKKYSYYDFHEVFEGVGSSFEMDGRLESIAFSTTVPADRAVASLDAISDALVNPTFPKGELGKAKNEISSLIRKRDDDAFSVAKEGFRGFFFGTHPYSHSVMGTEESISKMSHKDAVGFYQQNVKPNLTVLCIVGDFKKDEMMARIKENFSSWPGRRGGVECGEPVLASGVRQKVLTLPEKKQVKVILGTKGPLLRSDDFAAFSVMDLIFGDQAFGSRLFDKIREEKSLAYIISTEWLPTKEPSSYTIVFGTRSRGLEKALAAVREEITKMRSSAVSDTELADTKSFLKGILPFRFQTYSTIGNQLLQTTFHGLPLDFYERYAAALDSVGKEEVLEAARKYLDEANYAIYVVGPVDENLKAVRKKLK